A region from the Hydra vulgaris chromosome 10, alternate assembly HydraT2T_AEP genome encodes:
- the LOC136085737 gene encoding calcium/calmodulin-dependent protein kinase type IV-like, which yields MATFSLKSLSELENKVKDFSIDIPLIFCTKIGEGTSASIFKYELKGDPVAVKIFKHSLSKKKTLQVADKLRKLVCPHLVVLRGYSLRSSALIFDFCGINVGDECVNNVSLIIKIFNENDHYVLNERLDIFKQATLGLKTLHHFGIVHKDFKPYNLLITGTLNKLCVKLTDFNDLSLIEETIHATLTNKPFLLGMT from the coding sequence ATGGCTACATTCTCTTTAAAATCATTGTCAGAActagaaaataaagtaaaagatttttcaatagATATTCCACtgattttttgtacaaaaatagGTGAAGGGACATCtgcatctatttttaaatatgagcTAAAAGGTGATCCGGTGGCtgtaaaaatctttaaacattctttaTCTAAGAAGAAAACACTACAGGTTGCAGATAAACTACGCAAATTAGTTTGCCCTCACCTCGTAGTGTTAAGAGGATACTCATTGCGATCATCAGCTTTAATATTTGACTTCTGCGGAATAAATGTTGGAGATGAATGTGTAAACAATGTATccctaataataaaaatttttaatgaaaatgatcaTTATGTATTAAACGAGAGATTAGACATTTTCAAACAAGCTACCTtaggtttaaaaactttacatcaTTTTGGAATTGTACACAAAGACTTTAAACCATATAATCTTTTGATCACCGGAACTTTAAACAAACTATGCGTCAAATTAACTGATTTTAATGACCTATCCTTAATAGAAGAAACTATTCATGCCACCCTTacaaataaaccttttttattagGAATGACTTAA